In a genomic window of Pedobacter sp. KBS0701:
- a CDS encoding dipeptidase, with translation MQEIKNYVETHKQRFLDELFELLRFPSVSADPKYKGDVLKTADYVAQKLKDAGADQVEICPTAGYPIVYGEKIIDASLPTVLIYGHYDVQPADPLELWHTPPFEPTVRDGKIYARGACDDKGQFYMHVKAFELMMQTNTLACNVKFMIEGEEEVGSANLGIFVNENKDRLKADVVLISDTSMISMEHPSIETGLRGLAYMEVEVVGPNRDLHSGVYGGAVANPATILCKMIASLHDENNHITIPAFYDKVLELTDEEKKALNSAPYDEAEYKKDLDIEEVWGEKGYSTLERTGTRPTLEVNGIWSGYIGEGAKTVLPSKANAKISMRLVPHQNSEEIAEIFTKHFESIAPKNVKVKVTPHHGGEPVVTPTDSIAYQAAEKAIEDSFGKKAIPTRGGGSIPIVALFEDVLGIKSVLFGFGLDSDALHSPNEKYDIYNYYKGIETLPLFHKYFAELSK, from the coding sequence ATGCAAGAGATTAAAAATTATGTAGAAACGCACAAACAACGTTTTTTAGATGAGTTGTTTGAGTTATTGCGTTTTCCATCGGTTAGTGCTGATCCGAAATACAAAGGCGATGTGTTAAAAACTGCCGATTATGTTGCGCAGAAATTAAAGGATGCAGGCGCAGATCAGGTTGAGATCTGTCCAACAGCTGGTTATCCGATTGTGTACGGCGAAAAAATTATAGATGCTTCTTTACCAACTGTTTTAATATATGGCCACTATGATGTTCAGCCTGCTGATCCCTTAGAACTTTGGCATACCCCACCTTTCGAGCCAACGGTGCGCGATGGCAAAATTTATGCCCGTGGCGCCTGCGATGATAAAGGCCAGTTTTACATGCATGTAAAAGCTTTCGAACTGATGATGCAAACCAATACTTTGGCTTGTAACGTTAAATTCATGATTGAAGGTGAAGAGGAAGTAGGGTCTGCTAATCTGGGTATTTTTGTAAATGAAAACAAAGATCGATTAAAAGCCGATGTAGTTTTAATTTCTGATACCTCGATGATCAGTATGGAACATCCATCAATCGAAACCGGCTTACGTGGTTTAGCTTATATGGAAGTTGAAGTAGTTGGTCCGAACCGCGATTTACACTCAGGTGTTTATGGTGGTGCAGTGGCCAATCCGGCAACTATTCTTTGTAAAATGATTGCTTCATTACACGATGAAAATAACCACATTACTATCCCTGCTTTTTATGATAAAGTACTAGAATTAACAGACGAGGAGAAAAAAGCCTTAAATTCTGCACCTTACGATGAAGCTGAATACAAAAAGGATTTAGATATCGAAGAAGTTTGGGGTGAGAAAGGTTATTCGACCCTGGAGCGTACAGGTACACGCCCAACTTTAGAAGTAAACGGAATTTGGAGCGGTTATATTGGCGAGGGTGCAAAAACCGTTTTACCTAGTAAAGCCAATGCAAAAATTTCTATGCGTTTGGTTCCGCATCAAAACTCGGAAGAAATTGCTGAGATTTTTACCAAACATTTTGAAAGCATTGCACCTAAAAATGTAAAGGTAAAAGTTACGCCTCACCATGGTGGCGAACCAGTGGTTACCCCAACTGATAGTATTGCATATCAGGCAGCCGAAAAAGCGATTGAAGATAGTTTTGGTAAAAAAGCTATTCCAACACGCGGTGGTGGCAGTATTCCTATTGTGGCCTTGTTTGAAGATGTACTGGGAATTAAATCGGTGCTTTTTGGCTTCGGTTTAGATAGCGATGCGCTGCACTCTCCAAATGAGAAATATGATATTTACAATTATTATAAAGGAATAGAAACTTTGCCACTGTTCCACAAATATTTTGCAGAGCTAAGCAAATAA
- a CDS encoding PH domain-containing protein, protein MSSDTSFTNETVDLDYLPKYEEISLKQPHSSYWKIICINLVIFFVLLGIGAGSLLLFVNEIRPNAVWIIPLYFMLAVIFFLLFRLSFKKRGYAIRTHDVIYKSGIIAESTTIVPLNRIQHIELNEGIFSRIFKLGSLQLFTAGGQSGHIHISGIAIEEAKSIRDLLLKKIDLLENPTNETEA, encoded by the coding sequence ATGTCTTCTGATACATCTTTCACAAACGAAACAGTTGATCTTGATTATCTTCCGAAGTATGAAGAAATTTCACTAAAACAACCTCATTCCAGTTATTGGAAAATTATCTGTATCAACCTGGTAATTTTTTTTGTGCTACTGGGAATTGGTGCTGGCTCGCTTTTATTGTTTGTTAATGAAATAAGACCAAATGCAGTTTGGATTATCCCTCTTTACTTCATGCTGGCCGTTATTTTTTTTCTGCTTTTCCGTTTAAGTTTTAAAAAACGTGGTTACGCAATACGTACGCATGATGTAATTTATAAGAGTGGAATTATTGCCGAGTCTACCACAATTGTTCCTTTAAACAGGATTCAGCATATTGAATTAAACGAAGGTATTTTTTCGAGGATATTTAAATTAGGATCACTGCAGTTATTTACAGCCGGAGGCCAAAGCGGACATATCCACATTTCGGGTATTGCAATTGAAGAGGCAAAAAGCATCAGGGACTTACTTTTAAAAAAAATAGACCTGCTCGAAAACCCTACAAATGAAACAGAAGCATAA
- a CDS encoding DUF1016 N-terminal domain-containing protein, whose translation MELSKNELFNTIKEIISQSRLKVFRAANSALLESYWQIGKLIVEDEQQGKLHADYGKATLKNLSNQLTLAFGKGLDYTNLTNIRKFYLAFPIWYALRTELSWTRYRLLSRFVNPNLIPYTFNLTPSTLNLSPSTLHLQPSTLKQ comes from the coding sequence ATGGAATTGAGCAAAAATGAGTTATTTAATACCATAAAAGAGATTATTAGCCAATCCCGTTTGAAAGTATTTCGTGCTGCAAATTCTGCATTACTTGAATCTTATTGGCAAATTGGAAAACTTATTGTAGAGGATGAGCAGCAGGGAAAATTACATGCAGATTATGGGAAGGCAACATTAAAAAATCTTTCAAACCAATTAACATTAGCGTTTGGGAAAGGTCTTGATTATACTAATCTTACAAATATTAGGAAATTTTACCTTGCCTTTCCAATTTGGTACGCATTGCGTACCGAATTAAGTTGGACTCGTTACCGGCTTTTATCCCGTTTTGTAAACCCTAACCTTATACCCTATACCTTCAACCTTACACCCTCAACCCTAAACCTTTCACCCTCAACCTTACACCTTCAGCCTTCAACCTTAAAACAATGA
- a CDS encoding SGNH/GDSL hydrolase family protein, which yields MKFSAKVFLSLLLLFVVRISSFAQGTPPPNRVSCPEAAQYYSKDSINIVTFGASTVEGVKGLGFQTILQNNFTNCYTNKTVDITNHGIGGQTTFQGLLRIDNAIANRTGFIVIDMGINDALAIASGKGSIAETVANMRVLITAGLKQKLIPILCTLQFVDDRTIKSYVAVNTNIRNLNAAYRKLATEYKIYLADVNAAMRRDFSLYQDPFHPNARGYRLVSYVIFDTINKAIFDKFLKFTVTQNYPNPAAMQTFIDIVLPETDKINVQIYDLMGRLVKTVVNEYLNVGKHTLEINTSGFVPGIYFFKISSDSGQYNAAKKFIVAR from the coding sequence ATGAAGTTTAGCGCAAAAGTATTTCTATCTCTGCTGCTGCTTTTCGTTGTCCGCATTTCTTCTTTCGCTCAAGGAACACCTCCCCCAAATCGTGTAAGTTGCCCGGAAGCAGCCCAATATTATTCAAAAGACAGCATAAATATTGTAACCTTTGGAGCGAGCACAGTAGAGGGGGTAAAAGGCCTTGGTTTTCAAACCATTCTCCAAAACAATTTTACAAATTGTTATACGAATAAGACGGTAGATATTACCAATCATGGTATTGGGGGGCAGACTACTTTTCAGGGATTACTCCGGATTGATAACGCAATAGCCAATAGAACAGGTTTTATCGTGATTGATATGGGGATTAATGATGCTCTTGCAATTGCTTCAGGCAAAGGAAGTATAGCCGAAACTGTTGCCAATATGCGGGTTTTAATTACGGCGGGTCTTAAACAGAAATTAATCCCGATTTTGTGTACGCTTCAGTTTGTTGATGATAGAACCATTAAAAGTTATGTTGCTGTAAATACGAACATCAGAAACCTGAATGCAGCATACCGAAAATTAGCAACAGAATATAAGATATACCTGGCTGATGTAAATGCGGCAATGAGACGTGATTTTTCACTCTATCAGGATCCATTTCATCCAAATGCACGCGGTTACAGATTGGTGAGCTATGTTATTTTTGACACTATTAATAAAGCAATTTTTGATAAATTCCTGAAGTTTACTGTTACTCAGAATTATCCGAACCCTGCCGCCATGCAAACATTTATTGATATCGTTTTGCCGGAAACGGATAAGATTAACGTTCAGATTTACGATTTAATGGGCCGGTTGGTTAAAACAGTAGTAAACGAATACCTTAACGTAGGAAAACACACTTTAGAAATAAACACCTCCGGTTTCGTTCCTGGCATTTATTTTTTCAAAATTTCTTCCGATTCCGGTCAATACAATGCTGCAAAAAAGTTTATTGTAGCGCGGTAA
- a CDS encoding glycoside hydrolase family 25 protein, translating into MPPDKRTPINKSPVARKPAAMKPVTRKSTTGRKKKAGISIQLKLVIAGLLLILLSPFYYGYVLRSFVATWRWVKDWGQDPNYRTYESFNIKIPKKYTVHGIDVSYYQGKINWQKVKEMKEDEVSIRFAFIKATEGLMLVDPYFQRNWREAPKAGIICGAYHFFRPKKDGKTQAKFFLQVVNIEKGDLPPVVDIESLDGVSPLKMRAELSDFLNYVEIKTKVRPIVYTGLKFYEDYLADHFDDYPLWIAHYYQPKLRMDKSRWKFWQHSDKAKINGIGHVVDFNAFNGDSLALDRMLVH; encoded by the coding sequence ATGCCTCCAGATAAAAGAACCCCAATAAATAAAAGTCCGGTTGCCAGGAAACCTGCCGCCATGAAGCCTGTAACCAGAAAATCCACAACAGGCAGAAAAAAGAAAGCTGGTATTTCGATTCAGCTTAAGTTGGTTATTGCTGGTTTACTATTGATTTTACTCTCTCCATTTTATTACGGCTATGTATTAAGAAGTTTTGTGGCTACCTGGCGTTGGGTTAAAGACTGGGGGCAAGACCCTAATTACAGAACCTACGAAAGTTTTAACATCAAAATCCCTAAAAAATATACGGTTCACGGAATTGATGTTTCCTACTATCAGGGTAAAATAAACTGGCAAAAAGTAAAGGAAATGAAGGAAGATGAGGTGAGTATCCGTTTTGCCTTTATCAAAGCCACAGAGGGATTAATGCTGGTTGATCCCTATTTTCAACGCAATTGGCGCGAAGCCCCAAAAGCAGGGATTATTTGCGGGGCCTATCACTTTTTCAGACCAAAAAAGGATGGTAAAACGCAGGCTAAATTTTTCTTACAAGTGGTAAATATTGAGAAAGGGGATTTACCACCAGTTGTGGATATTGAATCTTTAGATGGCGTTTCACCGTTAAAAATGAGGGCAGAACTTTCTGATTTTCTCAATTATGTAGAAATAAAAACCAAGGTAAGGCCGATTGTTTATACCGGGCTTAAATTTTACGAAGATTATTTAGCCGATCATTTTGATGATTATCCTTTGTGGATTGCCCATTATTATCAACCAAAGTTAAGGATGGACAAAAGCCGCTGGAAATTTTGGCAGCATTCTGATAAAGCTAAAATTAATGGTATTGGCCATGTGGTTGATTTTAATGCCTTTAATGGTGATAGTTTGGCGCTGGATCGAATGTTGGTTCATTAG
- a CDS encoding MFS transporter produces MFKLIFNTYKTSFSGLSRETWLLSIVMMFNRCGSMAVPFMGLYVTQSLHRSEMDAGLIITLFGIGSILGSATGGKLTDMIGFRPVQILSSIIGGLLFILFSTISHFSTLCVLAVVISFFSEAFRPANFTAVAHYAKENTITRSYSLNRLAVNIGWSAGISMAGIIASINYKLLFIVEGSVSILVGLSILFLLPKVKDFIKKAKETRSTMVILKPWEDVFYVKFILLTTLFITCAFLMFRVVPVFFKEEWHINEFAIGIIIGLNGAIIALFEMIMINKIEKKRSPMFFIVIGSIFFAVSYLLLSAPIIFHLVSAVFTIVTFTVGEMFVLPFINTVVISRSNEHNRGLYAAGYTLSWSCAQVVGPLAGFYIAKHLGYNWLWFGLACILLLCAYGFSVMDKRQQQAVLKTG; encoded by the coding sequence ATGTTCAAACTTATTTTCAACACTTATAAAACATCATTCAGCGGATTAAGCAGAGAAACCTGGCTTTTAAGTATTGTAATGATGTTTAACAGGTGTGGAAGCATGGCCGTTCCGTTTATGGGTTTGTACGTTACCCAAAGCCTGCACCGGTCTGAAATGGATGCGGGCCTAATCATAACCTTATTTGGCATAGGCTCTATTTTAGGTTCTGCAACCGGAGGGAAACTAACCGATATGATCGGTTTCAGACCGGTACAAATTCTCTCCTCCATTATTGGCGGCTTGTTGTTTATCTTATTCTCAACCATCAGCCATTTTTCTACCCTGTGTGTGCTGGCAGTAGTCATCAGTTTCTTTTCTGAAGCTTTCAGACCGGCCAATTTCACCGCTGTGGCCCACTATGCAAAAGAAAATACGATTACCCGCTCCTATTCATTAAACCGGCTGGCGGTTAATATTGGCTGGTCGGCCGGGATTAGTATGGCGGGGATCATAGCCTCCATTAATTACAAACTTTTGTTTATTGTGGAGGGATCGGTAAGTATACTGGTTGGACTTTCGATTTTGTTTTTACTACCTAAAGTGAAGGATTTTATTAAAAAAGCGAAGGAAACCCGCAGCACCATGGTGATTCTAAAACCTTGGGAAGATGTCTTTTACGTAAAATTTATTCTCTTAACTACCCTTTTTATTACCTGTGCCTTTTTAATGTTCAGGGTAGTACCGGTATTTTTTAAAGAGGAATGGCATATTAACGAGTTTGCCATTGGGATTATTATTGGCTTAAACGGTGCCATCATCGCGCTGTTCGAAATGATTATGATCAATAAGATTGAAAAGAAAAGATCGCCTATGTTTTTCATTGTTATTGGCTCCATTTTCTTTGCGGTGTCTTACCTGTTGTTAAGCGCACCGATTATTTTTCATCTGGTATCGGCCGTGTTCACCATTGTAACCTTCACGGTTGGCGAAATGTTTGTACTCCCGTTTATCAATACCGTTGTGATTAGCAGAAGCAACGAACACAACCGTGGTTTATATGCAGCAGGTTATACGTTAAGCTGGTCTTGTGCACAGGTGGTAGGCCCGCTTGCGGGTTTTTATATAGCCAAACACCTGGGTTATAACTGGCTCTGGTTTGGATTGGCCTGCATTTTATTGCTTTGTGCCTACGGTTTTAGCGTAATGGATAAACGCCAGCAACAAGCGGTATTAAAAACAGGTTAG
- a CDS encoding mandelate racemase/muconate lactonizing enzyme family protein, producing MKITHTEIYRFSIPMEPFVIATGTMHFAQNVLIRIYTDTGIHGIGECSAFPMIVGETQETCIAMAKDFAAILKGKDPLDIPERMKDLLGYADHNNTIKSAFDMALFDIAAKNAKLPLYKFLGGTKRTIETDMTIGIDTPEGMATTALKYKSQGCRILKIKLGKKVHDDIERVKHIRDAVGEDLTLRLDANQGWSFDDALFALGELEKYNIEFCEQPMRTWYDDQLPELNVNSPIKLMADESCYNHHDARKLINSQSTTYLNIKFSKSGGILEAQKIHEEALKHGVKCMIGSMLETRIALSANLHFALASPNVEFFDLDTALLGHLVDPVVGGLTYNGYFLDVPEEIGIGAEADEFFLAECESWTV from the coding sequence ATGAAAATCACCCACACCGAAATATACCGCTTTAGCATCCCGATGGAACCTTTTGTGATTGCCACAGGAACCATGCATTTTGCACAGAATGTGTTAATCAGGATTTATACTGATACAGGTATCCACGGCATTGGAGAATGTTCTGCTTTCCCGATGATTGTTGGTGAAACACAGGAAACCTGTATTGCCATGGCTAAAGACTTCGCTGCGATTTTAAAAGGTAAAGATCCCTTAGACATTCCGGAGCGCATGAAAGATTTATTGGGATATGCAGATCATAACAATACCATTAAAAGTGCTTTTGACATGGCATTATTTGATATTGCGGCCAAAAATGCCAAATTACCCCTCTATAAATTTCTTGGTGGAACCAAACGCACCATTGAAACCGATATGACCATTGGCATTGATACACCCGAGGGAATGGCCACTACAGCTTTGAAATATAAAAGCCAGGGTTGCCGGATCTTAAAAATTAAGCTGGGTAAAAAAGTGCATGATGATATCGAAAGGGTAAAACACATCCGCGATGCCGTAGGTGAAGATTTAACTTTACGCCTGGATGCCAATCAGGGCTGGAGTTTTGATGATGCCTTATTTGCACTGGGCGAACTGGAAAAATACAATATTGAGTTTTGCGAACAACCCATGCGCACCTGGTATGATGATCAACTCCCCGAGCTAAATGTAAATTCGCCAATTAAATTAATGGCCGATGAAAGCTGCTATAACCACCACGATGCCCGAAAACTGATCAACAGCCAGTCGACAACCTATTTAAACATTAAATTTTCGAAATCCGGGGGAATTTTAGAAGCGCAAAAAATCCATGAAGAAGCCTTAAAACATGGCGTAAAATGTATGATTGGCAGCATGCTCGAAACCCGGATTGCTTTAAGTGCCAACTTACATTTCGCCTTGGCCAGCCCTAATGTGGAGTTTTTTGATTTAGATACAGCACTATTGGGCCATCTGGTTGACCCGGTTGTTGGTGGCTTAACTTATAACGGTTATTTCCTTGATGTTCCGGAAGAAATCGGAATCGGCGCTGAAGCAGATGAGTTTTTCTTAGCGGAATGTGAAAGCTGGACGGTTTAG
- a CDS encoding thioredoxin domain-containing protein has translation MSETNNLIHASSPYLLQHAHNPVNWYEWGAEALEKAKAENKLILVSIGYSACHWCHVMERESFENHEVAEVMNRHFVCIKVDREERPDIDQIYMYAIQLMTGSGGWPLNCICLPDQRPIYGGTYFRKNDWINILENVAALWANEPDKAIQYAERLTSGIKDSEKIIPALETEEYTNDHLTEIIEPWKRHFDIGYGGYNRAPKFPLPNNWVFLLRYGFLKDDESVFTAVCHTLEEMSRGGIYDQIGGGFARYSVDDKWHVPHFEKMLYDNAQLISLYAEAYQCTRFDSFKQTVVETVNWVSDEMTSADGLFYSALDADSEGVEGKFYVWDKAEFDQVLGEDAQLIGAYYNITEEGNWEEEQTNILRKTISDDDLLLKFDITAEELYDKVNSAKEKLLAVRSKRIRPGLDDKCLTAWNGMMIKALADAAQVLSHNQYYEKASAAANFILTHLKSENGGLYRNYKNGKASITGFLDDYAFFIEALIALYEADFDEKWLEEAKSLTDYVIANFTDADSPMFFYTSAESEDLIARKHEVMDNVIPASNSAMAQNLTKLGLLFDVAQYTEKASEMLAAVHPKIKSYGSAYSNWAIQLLNEIYGINEIAITGLESDVIKLELSGHYIPNKITLGGTKSNLPLLKGKQSNETKVYICRNKVCQLPVNTVEDALEYLQ, from the coding sequence ATGTCTGAAACCAATAACTTAATCCACGCTTCATCACCATATTTGCTACAGCATGCCCACAATCCTGTTAATTGGTATGAATGGGGGGCAGAAGCATTAGAAAAGGCCAAAGCAGAAAATAAGCTCATATTGGTGAGCATTGGTTATTCGGCCTGCCATTGGTGCCATGTAATGGAGCGCGAAAGTTTCGAAAACCATGAAGTAGCCGAAGTGATGAACCGGCATTTTGTATGCATTAAAGTGGATAGGGAAGAGCGTCCGGATATTGATCAGATTTACATGTATGCCATTCAACTCATGACAGGTAGTGGCGGCTGGCCTTTAAACTGTATCTGTTTGCCCGATCAGCGTCCGATTTATGGTGGCACTTATTTCCGTAAAAACGATTGGATCAATATTCTCGAAAATGTGGCTGCACTTTGGGCAAATGAACCCGATAAAGCTATTCAATATGCGGAGCGCCTAACTTCAGGCATTAAAGACAGTGAAAAAATAATCCCAGCGCTTGAAACAGAAGAATACACTAATGATCACCTGACCGAAATTATCGAACCTTGGAAACGCCATTTCGATATTGGTTACGGAGGTTATAACCGTGCACCGAAATTCCCTTTACCCAATAATTGGGTCTTTTTATTGCGTTATGGCTTTTTAAAAGATGATGAATCTGTTTTTACAGCTGTTTGCCATACGCTGGAAGAAATGAGCAGGGGAGGCATTTACGATCAGATTGGAGGTGGCTTTGCCCGTTATTCGGTTGATGATAAATGGCATGTACCGCATTTTGAGAAGATGCTTTACGATAATGCACAATTGATTAGTTTGTATGCAGAAGCTTACCAGTGTACCAGGTTCGATTCTTTTAAACAGACTGTGGTAGAAACGGTAAATTGGGTTTCTGATGAGATGACCTCAGCTGATGGATTGTTTTACTCAGCATTAGATGCGGATAGCGAAGGGGTAGAGGGCAAGTTTTATGTGTGGGATAAAGCAGAATTCGACCAGGTTTTGGGAGAAGATGCCCAATTGATCGGCGCTTATTATAACATTACCGAAGAAGGTAACTGGGAGGAAGAACAAACCAATATACTACGCAAAACCATCAGCGATGACGATCTACTTTTAAAATTTGATATTACGGCGGAGGAGCTTTACGATAAGGTAAACTCAGCTAAAGAAAAATTATTAGCAGTCCGTAGTAAAAGGATCAGGCCAGGTTTGGATGATAAATGTTTAACGGCCTGGAATGGAATGATGATTAAAGCGCTGGCTGATGCGGCTCAGGTTTTAAGTCACAATCAATATTATGAAAAGGCCTCTGCTGCGGCTAATTTCATCTTAACTCACCTTAAATCGGAAAATGGCGGCTTATACCGCAATTATAAAAACGGAAAGGCTTCTATTACTGGCTTTTTAGATGATTATGCCTTTTTTATTGAAGCACTGATTGCCCTTTATGAAGCGGATTTTGATGAGAAATGGCTGGAAGAGGCAAAGTCATTGACCGATTATGTGATTGCTAATTTTACGGATGCAGATTCGCCAATGTTTTTTTATACTTCTGCTGAAAGTGAAGATTTAATCGCCCGTAAACATGAGGTGATGGATAATGTAATTCCTGCTTCGAACTCTGCCATGGCGCAAAATTTAACGAAACTGGGGCTGCTTTTTGATGTAGCACAATATACTGAAAAAGCCTCAGAAATGCTTGCTGCGGTTCATCCGAAGATTAAAAGTTATGGCTCTGCCTACTCAAACTGGGCTATTCAATTGTTAAACGAAATTTATGGCATAAACGAAATTGCCATTACCGGTTTAGAAAGCGATGTGATAAAATTGGAATTAAGCGGGCATTATATTCCTAACAAAATTACATTGGGCGGAACAAAAAGTAACTTGCCGCTGTTAAAAGGTAAGCAAAGCAATGAAACAAAAGTTTATATTTGCCGAAATAAAGTATGCCAGTTGCCGGTTAACACTGTTGAGGACGCATTAGAGTATTTACAATAA
- a CDS encoding glycoside hydrolase family 43 protein, giving the protein MKYLFSSVLLLSALTSFAQDTKTIKQSGNPIFPGWYADPEAAVFNNKYWVYPTYSAKYKEQVFLDAFSSDDLVKWKKHPHVLDTAAVKWANKAIWAPAIVQKDKKYYLFFGANDIQSDNEVGGIGVAVADKPEGPYKDHLGKPLVYKFHNGAQPIDQFVFKDKDGQYYLIYGGWKHCNIAKLNKDFTGFLPFEDGTIFKEITPDNYVEGPYMFIRNGKYYFMWSEGGWTGPDYSVAYAVSDSPFGPFKRVGKILQQDATIARGAGHHSLIINEKKNKYYIVYHRRPLTETDGNHRETCIDEMKFDANGMILPVKITKEGVKAQKFK; this is encoded by the coding sequence ATGAAATATTTATTCTCATCTGTTTTACTTTTATCCGCGCTCACTTCTTTTGCGCAGGATACTAAAACGATTAAGCAATCTGGAAATCCAATATTTCCTGGATGGTATGCAGACCCTGAAGCTGCTGTTTTTAACAACAAATATTGGGTTTATCCAACCTACTCGGCCAAATATAAAGAACAGGTTTTTTTGGATGCTTTTTCTTCTGACGATTTGGTGAAATGGAAAAAACATCCTCATGTTTTAGATACCGCTGCGGTTAAGTGGGCCAACAAAGCCATCTGGGCACCGGCAATCGTGCAAAAAGACAAAAAATATTATCTGTTTTTCGGCGCTAACGATATCCAGAGCGATAATGAAGTCGGCGGAATTGGGGTAGCCGTTGCTGATAAACCAGAAGGCCCTTATAAAGACCATCTGGGCAAACCTTTAGTATATAAATTTCATAACGGCGCACAGCCTATTGATCAGTTTGTGTTTAAAGATAAAGACGGACAGTATTATTTAATTTATGGGGGATGGAAACACTGCAATATTGCAAAGCTGAATAAAGATTTTACCGGCTTTTTACCTTTTGAAGATGGAACTATCTTTAAAGAAATCACTCCCGATAATTATGTGGAAGGTCCTTATATGTTCATTAGAAATGGTAAATACTATTTCATGTGGAGCGAAGGTGGCTGGACCGGACCAGATTACTCTGTCGCTTACGCGGTAAGCGATTCGCCATTTGGTCCGTTTAAAAGAGTCGGTAAAATTTTACAGCAGGATGCGACCATTGCAAGAGGGGCAGGGCACCATTCTTTAATCATCAACGAGAAAAAAAATAAATATTATATTGTTTATCACCGCAGGCCATTAACCGAAACTGATGGAAACCATCGCGAAACCTGCATCGATGAAATGAAGTTTGATGCAAACGGTATGATTTTACCAGTAAAAATTACTAAAGAAGGCGTTAAGGCACAGAAATTTAAATAG